The Triticum aestivum cultivar Chinese Spring chromosome 3A, IWGSC CS RefSeq v2.1, whole genome shotgun sequence genome includes a region encoding these proteins:
- the LOC123057864 gene encoding GDSL esterase/lipase At1g33811-like, with the protein MGNYHHLLLRRWVLIVAAVAVVLHAHGDLHVQAAQKQQLVPCMYIFGDSLVDNGNNNNILSLARANYRPYGVDFPDGAAPPGRFTNGRTMVDLLADHLGFQPPFIPAYAMAQPSDYARGLNFASGAAGVRPETGNNLGGHYPLSEQVSHFRSVVGQIAPAGRDKRLGRCIYYVGMGSNDYLNNYFMPDYYNTAQAYDPAAYAAALLQEYERQLTALYALGARKFVVAGVGQIGCIPYELARIDDDADDQGRGRPPPTSGIGLTIPGGITVGIGGSGGNRSAANGSTKSRSGCNDKINSAIAIYNKGLLAMVKRLNRGQQTPGANLVFLNAVNSGKDLAANAAAYGFTVLDRGCCGVGRNNGQITCLPMQRPCDDRTKYIFWDAFHPTEAANRIIANKVFSSSSTTDAYPINVSRLAAI; encoded by the coding sequence ATGGGTAAttaccatcatcttcttcttcgacGGTGGGTGCTAATTGTGGCGGCGGTGGCCGTAGTACTGCATGCCCATGGGGATCTACATGTCCAGGCGGCGCAGAAGCAGCAGCTGGTGCCGTGCATGTACATCTTCGGCGACTCGCTGGTGGAcaacggcaacaacaacaacatcctcaGCCTCGCCAGGGCCAACTACCGCCCCTACGGCGTCGACTTCCCCGAcggcgccgcgccgcccggccgctTCACCAACGGCCGCACCATGGTCGACCTGCTCGCGGACCATCTCGGCTTCCAGCCGCCCTTCATCCCGGCCTACGCCATGGCGCAGCCCTCCGACTACGCGCGCGGCCTCAACTTCGCCTCGGGCGCCGCCGGCGTCAGGCCGGAGACCGGCAACAACCTCGGCGGCCACTACCCTCTGTCGGAGCAGGTGAGCCACTTCCGGTCGGTGGTGGGCCAGATAGCGCCGGCGGGGAGGGACAAGCGGCTGGGCCGGTGCATCTACTACGTGGGCATGGGCAGCAAcgactacctcaacaactacttcatGCCCGACTACTACAACACCGCCCAGGCCTACGACCCCGCCGCctacgccgccgccctcctccaggAGTACGAGCGCCAGCTCACCGCCCTCTACGCCCTCGGCGCCAGGAAGTtcgtcgtcgccggcgtcggcCAGATCGGCTGCATCCCCTACGAGCTCGCCAGGAtcgacgacgacgccgatgaccaAGGACGAGGACGCCCCCCTCCCACTTCCGGCATCGGCCTTACGATCCCTGGCGGCATCACCGTCGGcatcggcggcagcggcggcaaccGGAGCGCAGCTAACGGCAGCACGAAAAGTAGGAGCGGGTGCAACGACAAGATCAACAGCGCCATCGCCATCTACAACAAGGGGCTGCTGGCCATGGTGAAACGCCTCAACCGCGGCCAGCAGACGCCGGGGGCAAACCTCGTCTTCCTCAACGCCGTCAACAGCGGCAAGGACCTCGCGGCCAACGCGGCGGCGTACGGGTTCACGGTGCTCGACCGCGGCTGCTGCGGCGTCGGGAGGAACAACGGCCAGATCACGTGCCTGCCCATGCAGCGCCCCTGCGACGACCGCACCAAGTACATCTTCTGGGACGCCTTCCACCCCACCGAGGCCGCCAACAGGATCATAGCCAACAAGGTCTTCAGCTCATCCTCCACCACCGACGCCTACCCCATCAACGTCAGCCGCCTCGCCGCCATATGA